The proteins below are encoded in one region of Pseudoduganella armeniaca:
- a CDS encoding LacI family DNA-binding transcriptional regulator gives MAPPKTPDSGLTMEDLARVAGVSKITVSRALRNSPLVTEATRDKVRKIAEEQGYRFNVSARNLRMGRSYSVAVVVEMTPAKGRPMSDPYPLELLGGITQELTTAGYSVVLTSKQLLDTAPVQGADGLILLGQGSHGTAVTTLQKTGLPLVVWGAPVPGSETIVVGSDNRKGGQSAAQRFIELGRSKLVFLGDVDHAEVQERCAGFIDAMGGRGTVHIMRPKAFTFEAGFDCISALLKKKGAAFDGVFAASDLLAMGAIRALAEKNLHVPEAVSVIGYDDTPGAASFVPPLTSVHQYLRDGGVLLARKMLDLMNGEAVGSEVLPTTLMVRAT, from the coding sequence ATGGCACCACCCAAAACCCCCGACTCCGGCCTGACGATGGAAGACCTGGCCCGGGTGGCGGGCGTCTCCAAGATCACGGTGTCGCGGGCGCTGCGCAACAGTCCGCTGGTGACGGAAGCCACCCGCGACAAGGTGCGCAAGATCGCCGAAGAGCAGGGCTACCGCTTCAATGTGAGCGCTCGCAACCTGCGCATGGGGCGCTCGTACTCGGTGGCCGTGGTAGTGGAAATGACGCCGGCAAAGGGCCGGCCGATGTCCGACCCATACCCGCTGGAGCTGTTGGGCGGTATCACGCAGGAGCTGACCACGGCCGGCTATAGCGTGGTGCTGACGTCCAAGCAGTTGCTGGACACGGCCCCGGTGCAGGGTGCGGACGGCCTGATCCTGCTGGGCCAGGGCTCGCATGGCACTGCGGTGACGACGTTGCAGAAGACGGGCCTGCCGCTGGTGGTGTGGGGCGCGCCGGTGCCGGGTTCGGAGACGATCGTCGTCGGCAGCGACAACCGCAAGGGCGGCCAGTCGGCGGCGCAGCGCTTCATCGAGCTGGGCCGCAGCAAGCTGGTGTTCCTGGGCGACGTCGACCACGCCGAGGTGCAGGAGCGCTGCGCCGGCTTCATCGACGCGATGGGTGGGCGCGGCACGGTGCACATCATGCGGCCGAAGGCATTTACGTTCGAGGCGGGCTTCGACTGCATCTCGGCGCTGCTGAAGAAGAAGGGCGCCGCGTTCGACGGCGTGTTCGCCGCCAGCGACCTGCTGGCGATGGGCGCGATCCGGGCGCTGGCGGAAAAGAATCTACATGTGCCGGAGGCGGTCTCCGTCATCGGCTACGACGACACGCCAGGCGCGGCCAGCTTCGTGCCGCCGCTGACCAGCGTGCACCAATACCTGCGCGACGGCGGCGTCCTGCTGGCGCGCAAGATGCTTGATTTGATGAATG
- a CDS encoding TonB-dependent receptor, whose product MRIPRTFLLSSISLAILTLASQAQAQTDTQPADTSGASTVPQSQAGAARTDAVQTELQQVVVTGVATSGGVRKLDSAFSITTASEEQLKQAAPSSTADILKLVPGVYAEATGGQSGANIEVRGFPSGSDSPFVSVQLMGNPIYPVSTLSFFEGSSAFRLDDTVERVEVLRGGPSTVFSSGQPGATMNFILKKGSDTPEGSIRFSTGTGELRRVDVFYGGKIADGWYGTIGGFYRNTNGVRDAGFPADKGGQLTATLTKKLDGGEVTFYARGTNDKNAFYTGVPLISSNEGRTISEFPGFDPLTGTLMSGEMRRFTVEAGPGRTLNYDLGDGRGLKSTVFGVDFAQTIGGWNVSNKFNYFDGDLNTIAMFTGNNPLTMGAYNASALATHGGTRATATYLDGTPVADSQQVVQAGLWAVEKQLQSFTDEIRVSREWMKDNTVTIGAYFANYSSDDVWYLGNSHLMTAVPNARLIDVRLNNGVIVSNQGKEGPVNYAPVASYDGSNTALFIANEWKVNDRIKVDGGIRRERQKLDATVSNLATGDTDNNPLTVYNNNTSMPTGANTALTRTDSANSFTIGGNYKLARDASVFVRANTGHTFVAFDDLRNAGTQAKVDNRDFLPTPKIKQVEVGFKTATPLYSAYINYFHTEFDGISFQQLLADGTVLYSTSGSKGNGVEFELAVRPIRDLTLTLTGDWQDSEYKDNPKTAGKRVQRQPKTQFRFTPAYRIPLGENELKLYGTYTYVGERWADQLNEQYLPSYKTVDLGAVYRLGEKIELRVSGTNLSNELGLTEGNSRLTTGGTGPINARPLFGRTWEASVMYRF is encoded by the coding sequence ATGAGAATTCCTCGCACGTTCCTGCTCTCGTCCATTTCGCTGGCGATCCTGACCCTGGCCAGCCAGGCCCAGGCCCAGACCGACACCCAGCCGGCCGATACCAGCGGCGCCAGCACCGTCCCACAATCGCAAGCCGGCGCCGCCCGCACCGACGCCGTCCAGACGGAGCTGCAGCAAGTGGTCGTGACGGGCGTGGCCACGTCCGGCGGCGTGCGCAAGCTCGATTCCGCGTTTTCCATCACGACGGCCAGCGAAGAACAGCTGAAGCAAGCCGCGCCCAGCAGCACGGCCGATATCCTGAAACTGGTGCCGGGCGTGTACGCCGAGGCGACGGGCGGCCAGTCCGGCGCCAATATCGAGGTGCGCGGCTTCCCGTCCGGTTCCGATTCGCCGTTCGTTTCCGTACAACTGATGGGCAACCCGATCTATCCGGTGTCGACCTTGTCGTTCTTCGAAGGCTCGTCGGCTTTCCGCCTGGATGACACGGTCGAGCGCGTGGAAGTGCTGCGCGGCGGCCCCAGCACGGTCTTCTCGAGCGGCCAGCCGGGCGCGACGATGAACTTCATCCTGAAAAAGGGTTCGGACACGCCGGAAGGCTCGATCCGCTTCTCGACGGGCACGGGCGAGCTGCGCCGCGTCGACGTGTTCTACGGCGGCAAGATCGCGGACGGCTGGTACGGCACCATCGGCGGCTTCTACCGCAACACCAACGGCGTGCGCGACGCCGGCTTCCCGGCCGACAAGGGCGGCCAGCTGACGGCCACCTTGACGAAAAAGCTCGACGGCGGCGAAGTGACGTTCTACGCCCGCGGCACCAACGACAAGAACGCGTTCTATACCGGCGTGCCGCTGATCTCGTCCAACGAAGGGCGCACGATCAGCGAATTCCCCGGTTTCGATCCGCTGACGGGCACGCTGATGAGCGGCGAGATGCGCCGCTTCACCGTCGAGGCGGGCCCGGGCCGCACCTTGAACTACGACCTGGGCGACGGCCGTGGCCTGAAGTCGACCGTGTTCGGCGTCGACTTCGCCCAGACGATCGGCGGCTGGAACGTGTCGAACAAGTTCAACTACTTCGACGGCGACCTGAACACGATCGCCATGTTCACCGGGAACAATCCGCTGACGATGGGCGCGTACAACGCCAGCGCCCTGGCCACCCATGGCGGCACGCGCGCCACCGCGACCTACCTGGACGGCACTCCGGTGGCGGACAGCCAGCAAGTCGTGCAGGCCGGCCTGTGGGCAGTGGAAAAACAGCTGCAATCGTTCACGGACGAGATCCGCGTCAGCCGCGAATGGATGAAGGACAACACGGTGACGATCGGCGCCTACTTCGCCAACTACTCGTCCGATGACGTCTGGTACCTGGGCAACAGCCACCTGATGACGGCCGTGCCGAACGCGCGATTGATCGACGTGCGGCTGAACAACGGCGTGATCGTCTCGAACCAGGGCAAGGAAGGGCCTGTCAACTATGCGCCGGTGGCGTCCTATGACGGCAGCAATACGGCCCTGTTCATTGCCAACGAATGGAAGGTCAACGACCGTATCAAGGTGGACGGCGGCATTCGCCGCGAGCGCCAGAAGCTCGATGCCACGGTATCGAACCTGGCCACGGGCGACACGGACAACAACCCGCTGACGGTCTACAACAACAACACGTCGATGCCGACCGGCGCCAACACGGCATTGACCCGCACCGACTCGGCCAACTCGTTCACGATCGGCGGCAACTACAAGCTGGCCCGCGACGCCAGCGTGTTCGTGCGCGCCAACACGGGCCATACCTTCGTCGCGTTCGACGACCTGCGCAACGCCGGCACGCAGGCCAAGGTGGACAACCGCGACTTCCTGCCGACGCCGAAGATCAAGCAGGTCGAAGTGGGCTTCAAGACGGCCACGCCGCTGTACAGTGCCTACATCAACTACTTCCACACGGAGTTCGACGGCATCTCCTTCCAGCAGCTGCTGGCCGACGGCACCGTGCTGTATTCCACCAGCGGCTCGAAGGGCAACGGCGTCGAGTTCGAGCTGGCCGTGCGTCCCATCCGCGACCTGACCCTGACCCTGACGGGCGACTGGCAGGATTCGGAATACAAGGACAACCCGAAAACGGCGGGCAAGCGCGTGCAGCGCCAGCCGAAGACGCAGTTCCGCTTCACGCCGGCCTATCGCATCCCGCTGGGCGAGAACGAGCTGAAACTGTACGGCACGTACACCTACGTGGGCGAGCGCTGGGCCGACCAGCTCAACGAGCAGTACCTGCCGTCCTATAAGACGGTCGACCTGGGCGCCGTGTACCGCCTGGGCGAAAAGATCGAGCTGCGCGTCAGCGGCACGAATCTCTCCAACGAGCTGGGTCTCACGGAAGGCAACTCGCGCCTGACCACCGGCGGTACGGGTCCCATCAACGCGCGCCCGCTGTTCGGCCGCACCTGGGAAGCCTCCGTCATGTACCGTTTCTAA
- a CDS encoding aldo/keto reductase, producing MTNFASPCPVVRTSEDGLALSRIVAGMWRMGEWNMSPQQRLAFIEQCLELGVSSFDHADIYGGYGVESLFGEALALQPSLRDRMQIVSKCGIKLISPARPAHTIQHYDTTAAHITASVDNSLQALGTTHLDLLLIHRPDPLMDFDEIAEAFEALRAAGKVRHFGVSNFSRHQFECLHRRVPLATNQVEFSPLHLAPMFDETFDGLQDKGIAPMIWSPLAGGRLFGEDAATVPLRAKLRQVAAETGRSFSSVVFAWIMQLPSRPIPLTGSGRLEAIREAVEATRFMLTRQQWFEILRAARGHEVA from the coding sequence ATGACGAATTTCGCCTCGCCCTGCCCTGTGGTACGTACTTCGGAAGATGGCCTTGCGCTGTCGCGCATCGTAGCGGGGATGTGGCGGATGGGGGAATGGAATATGTCGCCGCAACAGCGCCTGGCCTTCATCGAGCAGTGCCTGGAGCTGGGCGTCTCGAGTTTCGACCATGCCGACATCTACGGCGGCTACGGTGTCGAAAGCCTGTTCGGCGAGGCGCTGGCGCTGCAGCCGTCGCTGCGCGACCGCATGCAGATCGTCAGCAAGTGCGGCATCAAACTGATTTCGCCGGCGCGACCCGCCCATACGATCCAGCATTACGACACGACGGCGGCCCACATCACCGCCTCCGTCGACAACTCGTTGCAGGCGCTCGGCACCACGCACCTGGACCTGCTGCTGATCCACCGTCCCGACCCGCTGATGGACTTCGACGAGATCGCCGAGGCCTTCGAGGCCTTGCGCGCGGCCGGCAAGGTGCGCCATTTCGGCGTGTCGAACTTCAGCCGGCACCAGTTCGAATGCCTGCACCGGCGCGTGCCGCTGGCCACCAACCAGGTCGAGTTCTCGCCGCTGCACCTGGCGCCGATGTTCGACGAAACGTTCGACGGCCTGCAGGACAAAGGGATTGCGCCGATGATCTGGTCGCCGCTGGCCGGTGGCCGGTTGTTCGGCGAGGACGCGGCAACAGTGCCGCTGCGCGCCAAGCTGCGCCAGGTGGCGGCGGAAACGGGGCGTTCGTTCAGCAGCGTGGTGTTCGCCTGGATCATGCAGCTGCCCAGCAGGCCGATCCCGCTGACGGGCAGCGGCCGCCTCGAAGCGATCCGCGAAGCGGTGGAGGCGACGCGCTTTATGCTGACCCGGCAGCAGTGGTTCGAGATCCTGCGTGCCGCGCGCGGGCACGAGGTCGCATAA
- the pssA gene encoding CDP-diacylglycerol--serine O-phosphatidyltransferase produces the protein MQRAKFALPSSVTLLSIACGFGSIVLSVDNAHAGYAADYRLAAALLVLAGIFDALDGFVARATGTSSEFGVQLDSIADVMNFGCAPALLLYCYGFVPMGPADPTLLRAGGIAAFFFVACGALRLARFNVNVGRTDPKYFVGMPITAGAACVASVVVAWPEPPDTSLHGWLVVLLLFLVGSLMVSTIRFPSSKQKKSTALFVVLAINIGLLVWLRAYYFVLFFLLYITGTLALNLAWKQGFRKIPPPVVYED, from the coding sequence ATGCAGCGCGCCAAATTTGCCTTGCCCAGCTCGGTCACCCTGCTGTCGATCGCCTGCGGCTTCGGCAGCATCGTCCTGTCCGTCGACAACGCCCATGCCGGCTATGCGGCGGACTACCGCCTGGCCGCCGCGCTGCTGGTCCTGGCCGGCATTTTCGACGCACTGGACGGCTTCGTGGCCCGCGCCACCGGCACCAGTTCCGAATTCGGCGTGCAGCTCGACTCGATCGCGGACGTGATGAATTTCGGCTGCGCCCCGGCCCTGCTGCTGTACTGCTACGGCTTCGTGCCGATGGGCCCGGCCGACCCGACCTTGCTGCGCGCCGGCGGCATTGCCGCGTTCTTTTTTGTCGCCTGCGGCGCGCTGCGGCTGGCGCGCTTCAACGTCAACGTCGGCCGCACCGACCCGAAATACTTCGTCGGCATGCCCATCACGGCGGGTGCCGCCTGCGTGGCGTCCGTCGTCGTCGCCTGGCCGGAACCGCCGGATACGTCCCTGCATGGCTGGCTGGTCGTGCTGCTGCTGTTCCTGGTCGGCAGCCTGATGGTGTCGACGATCCGCTTCCCCAGCTCGAAGCAGAAGAAAAGCACGGCGCTGTTCGTGGTCCTGGCCATCAATATCGGCCTGCTGGTCTGGCTGCGCGCGTATTACTTCGTGCTGTTCTTCCTGCTCTACATCACCGGCACGCTGGCGCTGAACCTGGCGTGGAAGCAGGGTTTCCGCAAGATTCCGCCGCCGGTCGTCTACGAGGATTGA
- a CDS encoding CAP domain-containing protein — translation MHALEHWNARLAALLLAGLLSACGGSNDRVDEAQPATPSSPVQPGAPTATGDTATDGFAWFNYRRAQAGLSVLTRNSAIDQAALGHSNYLRTNETVSHDQISGKSGYTGKTLADRFAAVGYTIRNPYAYGEVISAAADRTGFYHAEELIAAIYHRFVIFEPLFREMGTGASATSNGYTYFTADFAASGGYGPGVGRGNVVVYPVNGQTAVPVNFMSDSESPDPVPDRNEVGYPISVHADNSSTIVVNSFTVRARGGMDLPVRLLTKATDAETPKAAVSIIPLAKLATGTVYDVSFSGTVDGTAIARNWSFTTR, via the coding sequence ATGCACGCACTCGAACACTGGAACGCGCGACTGGCCGCGCTGCTGCTGGCAGGGCTGCTGTCCGCCTGCGGCGGCAGCAACGATCGCGTGGATGAGGCCCAGCCGGCAACGCCGTCCTCGCCCGTGCAGCCCGGTGCGCCGACCGCGACCGGCGACACTGCCACGGACGGCTTTGCGTGGTTCAATTACCGTCGCGCGCAGGCAGGCCTGTCGGTGCTCACGCGCAACAGCGCCATCGACCAGGCCGCGCTGGGCCACTCGAACTACCTGCGCACCAACGAGACGGTGTCGCACGACCAGATCAGCGGCAAGTCCGGCTACACGGGGAAAACGCTGGCAGACCGCTTCGCGGCGGTAGGCTATACCATCAGGAATCCCTATGCCTACGGCGAAGTGATCTCGGCCGCCGCCGACCGCACGGGCTTCTATCATGCCGAGGAACTGATCGCGGCGATCTATCACCGCTTCGTCATCTTCGAGCCGCTGTTCCGCGAGATGGGCACGGGTGCCTCGGCAACGTCGAACGGCTACACCTATTTCACGGCGGACTTCGCTGCCAGCGGTGGCTATGGCCCAGGCGTGGGACGCGGCAACGTGGTGGTGTACCCGGTCAATGGCCAGACCGCCGTACCCGTCAATTTCATGAGCGACAGCGAGTCGCCCGATCCGGTGCCGGACCGCAATGAGGTCGGCTATCCGATCAGCGTGCATGCGGACAATTCCTCGACGATCGTCGTCAACAGCTTCACCGTACGCGCCCGCGGCGGCATGGACCTTCCGGTACGCCTGCTGACCAAGGCGACCGACGCGGAAACGCCCAAGGCGGCCGTCTCGATCATCCCGCTGGCGAAACTGGCGACCGGCACCGTCTACGACGTCAGCTTCAGCGGCACCGTCGATGGCACGGCCATCGCCCGCAACTGGTCCTTCACGACACGCTGA
- a CDS encoding Hpt domain-containing protein, producing the protein MGIRFDPAEAAALPVLDAAHGLARLLGDRQVYANVLRRFSGYATCVEEARAQLAAGDRDTAHRTLHTLKGAAGLVSAPQLYMLAGRAEHAMERNEPVDELLAPLQTALTALLAAIAEELERNPPPPLPVEAPEDSDGAVLLQELARLLDEGNGSAVDLAARYAPLLAETMGAVPWRAVAAAVDDYDFDRALELLRPAL; encoded by the coding sequence ATGGGTATTCGCTTCGATCCGGCGGAAGCCGCGGCGCTGCCCGTGCTCGACGCGGCACACGGCCTGGCACGGCTGCTGGGCGATCGGCAGGTGTATGCCAACGTGTTGCGGCGCTTTTCGGGTTACGCGACCTGCGTGGAGGAAGCCAGGGCGCAACTGGCGGCGGGCGACCGCGATACCGCCCACCGCACGCTGCATACCTTGAAAGGCGCGGCCGGGCTGGTCTCGGCACCGCAGCTGTACATGCTGGCCGGGCGGGCCGAACACGCGATGGAACGCAACGAGCCGGTCGATGAATTGCTGGCGCCGCTGCAAACGGCGCTGACCGCCCTGCTGGCAGCCATCGCGGAAGAACTGGAACGCAATCCGCCGCCGCCGCTGCCGGTCGAGGCGCCGGAGGACAGCGACGGCGCCGTGCTGCTGCAAGAATTGGCCCGGCTGCTGGACGAGGGCAATGGCAGCGCCGTCGACCTGGCGGCGCGCTATGCGCCGCTGCTGGCGGAAACGATGGGGGCCGTGCCTTGGCGCGCGGTCGCGGCGGCCGTGGACGACTACGACTTCGACCGCGCGCTGGAACTGCTGCGCCCGGCGCTGTGA